DNA from Chryseomicrobium sp. FSL W7-1435:
TGCTCGTATCCCCTTCAACTTAATTTTCAACTCATTTACTGCCTGTTTATATGGATCTAAAAATTGCTCCCACTGTCCCACTTGTTACACCCGCCTTTCTTACTCAGCCGCTTGATAAAATTGGTGAAACGTTTTCTCTGTTTGCTCTACAAATTGATTTCCATAATTATCATTGCCTTCAATAGAATGAAGTAACGCTATTAACTCATCACTAAATTGAACAAGCTCAATCGTGTGCGTTCCATCCGTCAGAAAAACAGGGGCTGGAGCACCAGCAATCAGACTTAGTGACCCCCAATCTTTTTGATCAAAATGCAGATAGCTATAGTGATCACCAGCTTCAATTAAATAGACAAAGCTTCCTCTATCAGTATCGGTGATCATCCGACCACTTCCGGAAAAAGTAGAATCAAGTTGGCTAGCCGTTACAGTCCATCGTGATTCTTCATGTATAACTGCTAAGACATCCAGTGTTTGCATTTGGAACACCCTTTCACACTTACTATAGGCTTATTTTAGCATACTCTATGAAACAAGCGGTATAATGGAAAGAAGAGGTGAGCGAATGGAAATCCATAACGAAATTGAATTCAAATCAATGCTAACTAAAGAGGAATACGAGCGCCTTCTTCCCCTCTATACCTTTAAAACCTATACACAAATCAATGACTACTTAGACACCGAAAACGGTGATTTTGCTAAAAACAAGCAGGGATGTCGAATTCGTATCAAAAACGATAGCTATGAGGTCACTGTGAAGACGCCCATTTCTGAACTAGAAACTAAGGAACAGAACTGGCCACTGACTGCTAGCGAGTACGAACGGTTTCTAGATTCTCGTGATCTGTCATTTATTGATGGCATGTTTGATCAACCACTACAATCAATTGGCACAATAAAAACCATTCGAAGCGAAGCCGACTACGGAACTGGCGTACTTATGATGGATCATTCCATTTTTAATACTAGTGAAGACTTTGAAATAGAGTTTGAAGTGAAGGATGCAAAGATCGGCCAACAAGAATTCTTAGACTTCTTAACAACCAATCACCTGCCCTACCGTCTAGCGAAAAAGAAATTAGTCAGGATGAGAGAAGATAGCAAATAATAACCTTTTTATTCCAGCAGTGTCTATCATTTGAGAAAAAATCATCAGGTTGATAGAATAGACAAATAGCAATTCAAAAGGAGTTTCATCGATGACTAATAAACCGATACTTCCCTATGACCAAATTGGGGCTGAAAAATTGTCTCAACTAATTGATGTATTTTATGGATATGTCGGTCAACACCCATTATTGAAACCCATCTTCCCTGACGATTTAACTGAAACAGCTCGCAAACAAAAACAATTCATGACGCAATATTTAGGTGGCCCCGATTTATACACGAATGAACATGGACATCCAATGATGCGCATGCGCCACAATCCTTTTCCAATCACTCCAGAACGCGCTGAAGCATGGTTGCAATGTATGGAAAAAGCTATGGATGAAGTAGGACTTACTGGTCCTTTCCGCGATCAATATTACAAACGACTCGTTTTGACTGCTCATCATATGATTAATACACCAAGTGATAAGGAGGATGTGCTGTGACAAAATCCCAGCCAGATTTCGAGCATACGGCTACAAGTTGTATACAACGTCCGCTTGAAATTTATGCATTTCTCGATCCTTTGTGCCCAGATTCGTGGCGATTCCAAATGACCGTAAAGCGACTGCAAATTGATTACGGTCATTATTTCACGCTTCGTGTAATTTTAAGTACAAGCCTTGCTAATTTAAACAACGGCGGTGCGTGCTCCGCTCCTATTGGTGCAGATCAAACCATAATGGAAATCGAGCATCCTGTTCTTCCTAGCATTGCTGTAAAAGCTGCAGAATTCCAAGGAAAGCGAGTTGCTAATCGATTTTTATCTAATTTACAAGAAGCTTATTTTGTTTACAGACAAAATGTTAACTCACTAACGACACTTAAAGGAATCGCTCAAGATTCAGCTATTGATGTAAAAGAATTCCTTCAAGATATTCGGTCTTCTGAATGTGCAAAGTCTTTTCAAAGTGATTTATCGATTTCTTGTGAAATGGAAATTGACCAGTTCCCATCCATTGTAGTTTTTAATGAAAATATCGAAGATGAAGGTATTAAAATAGCTGGCACTTATTCTTACGAAATTTATGAACATATCTTATCCGAACTCGTTGGAGTGGCAGTTGAAAAACAAGCTCCTCCTGAAGTTGAAGATTTATTGGATCAATTTACTTCTCTCTCTTCAAAAGAGATTGCTATGTATTATAATATGCATGAAAAACAAGTAGAGTATGAAATGAAGAAGAAGTACTTACAACGCGAAGTAGACCGTGTAGTGGTCGGTGGTATTACGAAGTGGAAATCAATGAAATAAGAAAAAGACCTTGTTCAATCTACCGTTGACAAGGTCTTTTTTCTACTTACAAAGGGGATGGGAGAAATGTTCACGTTAAACAAAGGGGTGTATGTTTTATGTGAATTATTTCACATCCTTAATTTATCACGGATGTCCGTACATTTCAATTGATGAGGACACTAATTCACAATATCGTCAAAATGAAAACCCTTTCTTTGCAGAAAGGGCCATCTCTTACTGTTGTGCAAGTAATTTTTCTAATTCATTTAGCTTTTCTTCAAATACCTGACAAGCTTCTTCAATCGGTTTTGCACTAGTCATATCGACTCCAGCAGCTTTCAACACTTCTATAGGATAATCAGAAGATCCCGCTTTTAGGAAGTGATTGATATATCGATCAACAGCCGGTTGACCTTCTTCAAGAATTTGTTTGCTAAGTGCAGTTGCAGCACTCAGACCCGTCGCATATTGGTAGACGTAATAGTTATAGTAGAAATGAGGAATTCTAGCCCACTCTAAACCAATCTCCTCGTCTACCACCATATCTTCCCCAAAATACTTCTTGTTCAGAGCATAATACTCTTCCGTAAGCTTCTCAGCTGTCAGTGGAACACCTTGTTGATCCAATTCATGAATCAAATGTTCAAATTCAGCAAACATCGTTTGACGGAAAATGGTACCTCTAAATCCTTCAAGCCAATGATTCAATAAATAAATCTTCTTTTTTGGATCATCAATTGTTCGGATTAGGTGATCATTTAATAGCGCTTCATTAGTTGTAGAAGCTACTTCTGCAACGAAAATTGAGTAATCTCCGTATACAAATGGCTGTGTCTTGCGAGAATAATAACTATGCATACTGTGCCCAAACTCATGAGCTAGTGTAAAGAGATTATTCACGTTATCTTGCCAGTTCATCAAGATATAAGGATTAGTTCCGTATGCACCTGATGAATAGGCACCTGATCGCTTACCTTTCGTCTCTTCTACATCTACCCAGCGGTCTTCAAGACCCTTTTCCACGATAGATACATATTCATCGCCAAGTGGTGCAAAGCTCTCCACCATCGTTTTAGCGGCTTCTTCATAGCTATACTCCATATCAACTTCTTTTACTAATGGTGCGAACAAATCATACATATGCAGTTGGTCTACACCCAGTACTTGTTTGCGAAGTTTAACATAACGATGGAGTAAATGAACATTGTCATTGATTGTTGATACTAGATTATCATACACTGCTTCAGGAATGTGATTGCTAGATACTGCAGCAGCACGTGCATTCGGGTAGTTACGAATTAACGCTTGCACATTATCCCCTTTAATATTTCCTGACAGGATAGAAGCGAACGTATTTTTAAATTTGCCGTAAGTTCCGTACATTGCCTTAAAAGCATCTTCTCGAACACGACGATCTTTGCTTTCTAAGAACCTGATATAGCGTCCCTGCGTAAGTTGAACCTCTTCCCCATTTTCATCTTTGATAGTTGGGAACTCAAGATCAGCATTGTTTAATTTACCGAATGTATTTGCTGATGCAGCAGAAACTTCCGCAAATTTTGAAACAAGCTCTTCTTGCTCTTTAGAAAGCACATGAGGTCGCTGTTTAGCAATTTCATTTAAAAGCTGTTGATAAAGACGTAATCCTTCGTGTTCCGCTAAATAGGCCTCTACTTTTTCATCCGATAACTCTAATAATTCTGGAACAAAGTAGGATAGCGCAGTGGATGCTTTAACATAAAGTGATTTGCTGCGACTTTCCATAGCTTGATATGTGTTATTGGCTGTGTCTTCGTCATGACGCATGTGTGCGTACGTAAAAAGAATATTTAATCGCATTGATAGTTCATCTCGGTAAGACAGTGCCTCATATAATTGATCAGCACCAGTAGCAAGAGTCCCTTGGAAGCTAGTTGCTTTTTCAGCTAAAGTTTCGATTTCTTTTAATTCTTGTTCCCATGCTTCATTCGTTGCGAAGACATCTTCTAATTTCCATGTTTTTTCGACTGGCACGTCTTTGCGTGACAGAATAGTTGAATTTGACATCCGTTTCCCTCCTCAGCATACTTTCTTATTTTCTCAATCTTTCGAAGGTTTTGCAAGTATGTGAAAACGATACCATTTTTCAATATACGGAGTAGTATTTTTAATCAAATGAAAGGGCCGATTGGGTAGTCGATTCAGCTGAAGAAATTGCTGATAGTTGCGAATGGCTAGCCAGTTTTCAGCAGTATCTAAATTGGCATTTGGAAAACTAAAGAGAAAGTTGGAGATGATTTCTTCTACCGATAAGGAGGAAAGAGCAGAATAGTGAGTGAGGTGATAATTTACTAATTTAAATTGCCAAATAAAATCATTTCCTAATGTATGGGGGCTCAGACTAGGTAACCCTATATAATACGGCAGAGTGATTTCTGATTTACGCCATTTTTTTACTAACATATGAAAAATTCGATCTTCTGGCCGATAATATTGAAAGAGATAGCGACGTTGCTTTAAATGATGATGATTGAACGCTTGGATAACCTCTGCTTCTTCCAGGCAGGTAACCTTAGGTTGTGATAATAATTGAGATGGGTGATTGACGACAAGGCGATGAATTTCCACTAAATAATAATGGCCTGCAAGTGCATAATGAATAATGAAGATAGTAAGCTTCTTTAAAGTTGGATTTAAAAAAGTTAATGTTCTTTTTCCATTGTGATGAGTAAAGATACACATCTCTAGAAATAAAGATAACTTCGTAATGATAATTCGTCCAGAGTTAAGAGGCAAAAAGCTCTCATGGACAAGCCATCTACACGAATAACCAAGTGTTGAATAGCCTGCAGTGCGTTCAATAATTTCAGACGGTTTTAGTTGTGAGCACTGAAACTCATACACAATTTTGATAGGTTTGTAAAATAGGAGGAAAACGTATGATAAAGTAGCCATTTTCCATTCATGTGGTCAAGCGATTCTTTCGGGGATAAGGATGAAGCCTTACAAGAAGTGGTATGGTGGGAAAAGTGTGTAGCTTTGTGATCTCCTCTTTTTAATAAAAGGGGTTGTTCACAATCAGGACAGTGATAACCGTGTTTCTTTAATTTACTTACTTGATCATACGAAAGATCAACTAAGCTAATCCAATGACCTTCTGTGGTATAAGCGCTAAACATGGATCATCTCCTTTTAATTCTCCAGTCATTCTCACTTTACCATATTAGTTTACTTTAGAAAGAAAAAAACCCTCAGAAAAGAGGGTTAGAAGTGCATTGCTAATTGTTTGAATACATCTTGGTCCATTACAGTAATTCCGTATTCCTCCAACATATGAACGGTAGTAGTAGAAACCGATCCATATTCAGAAAGAATACTTTCCACGTTTAATCGATAGTCTTCCACAAAATCGCCCTCTTCAAAAGAGAGTGAAATATAGTAATGGTTTTCGTAGTGGAAAAGTTTTGATTGCAGCAACTCATCTTGCATTTTTCTACCTAAAGGAATAAGATCCTCGAAGTCTGCGAATCGATAAACAAGATTTTTAGTACCTTGTTGTTCCAATTCATCTAGAAATTCTTCTTGGTCAAACAAATTTTCAGATTCTCCAATTAACTTTGCAAGTGGTGCCGGATAGTCGACTGGTTTACCATCTTGAGAAACTTCTGGCTTAGTCACTACCACTTCAATACCTTTATCCACTGCGTGTACTTGAATCCATAATGGGCCGTCAAAATCAAAAGGATTGATTTCTTCAACTTCGTCCATCATTTCCCAGAAAAGTTGTTCACTCTTTTCTCTACTAAACCAAATTTCATCTGGGTTGAATCCACGTTCTTCAATGTCGATGTATGAAATGTAAATTTTCAAAGTAGTGTCATTAATGCGCTCGTAATTCATTCTACACATCTCCTCTCTGGTTCAACCACTTCAATCAAATTGTTGTTATCTCTATTGTATGATGAATACATGGGAATTGAAAGTGTTCAGACTCCACGATTGAAACTTCATGAAG
Protein-coding regions in this window:
- a CDS encoding CYTH domain-containing protein codes for the protein MEIHNEIEFKSMLTKEEYERLLPLYTFKTYTQINDYLDTENGDFAKNKQGCRIRIKNDSYEVTVKTPISELETKEQNWPLTASEYERFLDSRDLSFIDGMFDQPLQSIGTIKTIRSEADYGTGVLMMDHSIFNTSEDFEIEFEVKDAKIGQQEFLDFLTTNHLPYRLAKKKLVRMREDSK
- a CDS encoding globin: MTNKPILPYDQIGAEKLSQLIDVFYGYVGQHPLLKPIFPDDLTETARKQKQFMTQYLGGPDLYTNEHGHPMMRMRHNPFPITPERAEAWLQCMEKAMDEVGLTGPFRDQYYKRLVLTAHHMINTPSDKEDVL
- a CDS encoding DsbA family protein, which gives rise to MTKSQPDFEHTATSCIQRPLEIYAFLDPLCPDSWRFQMTVKRLQIDYGHYFTLRVILSTSLANLNNGGACSAPIGADQTIMEIEHPVLPSIAVKAAEFQGKRVANRFLSNLQEAYFVYRQNVNSLTTLKGIAQDSAIDVKEFLQDIRSSECAKSFQSDLSISCEMEIDQFPSIVVFNENIEDEGIKIAGTYSYEIYEHILSELVGVAVEKQAPPEVEDLLDQFTSLSSKEIAMYYNMHEKQVEYEMKKKYLQREVDRVVVGGITKWKSMK
- the pepF gene encoding oligoendopeptidase F — protein: MSNSTILSRKDVPVEKTWKLEDVFATNEAWEQELKEIETLAEKATSFQGTLATGADQLYEALSYRDELSMRLNILFTYAHMRHDEDTANNTYQAMESRSKSLYVKASTALSYFVPELLELSDEKVEAYLAEHEGLRLYQQLLNEIAKQRPHVLSKEQEELVSKFAEVSAASANTFGKLNNADLEFPTIKDENGEEVQLTQGRYIRFLESKDRRVREDAFKAMYGTYGKFKNTFASILSGNIKGDNVQALIRNYPNARAAAVSSNHIPEAVYDNLVSTINDNVHLLHRYVKLRKQVLGVDQLHMYDLFAPLVKEVDMEYSYEEAAKTMVESFAPLGDEYVSIVEKGLEDRWVDVEETKGKRSGAYSSGAYGTNPYILMNWQDNVNNLFTLAHEFGHSMHSYYSRKTQPFVYGDYSIFVAEVASTTNEALLNDHLIRTIDDPKKKIYLLNHWLEGFRGTIFRQTMFAEFEHLIHELDQQGVPLTAEKLTEEYYALNKKYFGEDMVVDEEIGLEWARIPHFYYNYYVYQYATGLSAATALSKQILEEGQPAVDRYINHFLKAGSSDYPIEVLKAAGVDMTSAKPIEEACQVFEEKLNELEKLLAQQ
- a CDS encoding competence protein CoiA family protein; translated protein: MATLSYVFLLFYKPIKIVYEFQCSQLKPSEIIERTAGYSTLGYSCRWLVHESFLPLNSGRIIITKLSLFLEMCIFTHHNGKRTLTFLNPTLKKLTIFIIHYALAGHYYLVEIHRLVVNHPSQLLSQPKVTCLEEAEVIQAFNHHHLKQRRYLFQYYRPEDRIFHMLVKKWRKSEITLPYYIGLPSLSPHTLGNDFIWQFKLVNYHLTHYSALSSLSVEEIISNFLFSFPNANLDTAENWLAIRNYQQFLQLNRLPNRPFHLIKNTTPYIEKWYRFHILAKPSKD
- the mecA gene encoding adaptor protein MecA, with the translated sequence MNYERINDTTLKIYISYIDIEERGFNPDEIWFSREKSEQLFWEMMDEVEEINPFDFDGPLWIQVHAVDKGIEVVVTKPEVSQDGKPVDYPAPLAKLIGESENLFDQEEFLDELEQQGTKNLVYRFADFEDLIPLGRKMQDELLQSKLFHYENHYYISLSFEEGDFVEDYRLNVESILSEYGSVSTTTVHMLEEYGITVMDQDVFKQLAMHF